A single region of the Helicobacter sp. 11S03491-1 genome encodes:
- the serA gene encoding phosphoglycerate dehydrogenase: protein MYKIIVCDHIHQKGLDLLANQNDIDMQNLADLPKDELLKNLKDADVVITRSSTSVDEKFLSSIGKLKAIVRAGVGVDNIDIQNCSRKGIVVMNVPTANTIAAVELTITHILNAIRNFPSADSQLRIQRKWKREDWYGTELKGKKIGIIGFGNIGSRVGSRLKAFEMEVLAYDPYILPSKATDMGVIYTKNFEDILHCDIITIHTPKNEETKNIITATQIAKMKDGVILINCARGGLYNEEDLCNALKNKKIRWAGIDVFNKEPAIDNKLLDLDNIYVTPHIGANTLESQEKIAQEAAQSALEAARGANYPNALNLPIKETEIPKNIRCYLELTQKLGFFCAQSNKGAITSIHISAEGEISKYSNSLITFALVGAFKSSLEEGINYVNAQFLAKERGVDVRVHTKEVSNSYKNLVTITLTTAQESLSASGTVFDENIIKLTNINGFTVDIEPKGKMILFKNTDVPGVIGSVGNILAKHDINIADFRLGRNTNKEALAIILIDNQIPQQVIEELKNIPACLSIRSVTI from the coding sequence ATGTATAAAATAATCGTTTGTGATCATATCCATCAAAAAGGTCTTGATTTATTAGCTAATCAAAATGATATTGACATGCAAAATTTAGCAGACTTACCCAAAGATGAATTGCTTAAAAATCTCAAAGATGCTGATGTTGTTATCACAAGAAGCTCAACAAGCGTGGATGAGAAATTTTTAAGTTCCATTGGCAAATTAAAAGCAATTGTAAGGGCAGGAGTGGGAGTAGATAATATTGACATACAAAATTGTTCCCGAAAAGGCATTGTAGTGATGAATGTCCCTACAGCAAATACCATTGCTGCAGTAGAGCTTACAATAACCCATATTCTCAATGCCATCAGAAATTTTCCAAGCGCAGATTCTCAACTCAGAATACAACGAAAATGGAAACGTGAAGATTGGTATGGCACAGAGTTAAAAGGGAAGAAAATAGGCATTATTGGTTTTGGAAATATTGGTTCGCGAGTAGGCAGCAGACTCAAAGCATTTGAAATGGAAGTGCTTGCTTATGATCCTTATATCCTTCCATCAAAAGCTACAGATATGGGTGTTATTTATACGAAAAATTTTGAGGATATTTTACATTGTGATATTATCACAATCCATACACCTAAAAATGAAGAGACCAAAAATATCATCACTGCTACCCAAATTGCAAAAATGAAAGATGGTGTTATTCTTATTAATTGCGCAAGAGGGGGATTGTATAATGAAGAAGACCTTTGTAATGCCCTTAAAAATAAAAAAATCCGATGGGCAGGGATTGATGTTTTCAATAAAGAACCTGCGATAGATAACAAATTACTAGACTTAGATAATATCTATGTAACTCCCCATATTGGAGCTAATACGCTTGAATCTCAAGAAAAAATAGCCCAAGAAGCTGCTCAATCAGCGCTAGAAGCTGCCAGAGGGGCAAACTATCCCAATGCCCTCAATCTTCCCATCAAAGAAACAGAAATACCCAAAAATATTCGATGTTATTTAGAACTCACTCAAAAATTAGGATTTTTCTGCGCTCAATCCAATAAAGGCGCTATCACCTCTATTCATATTAGCGCTGAAGGCGAAATTAGCAAATACAGCAATTCTTTGATAACTTTTGCCTTAGTAGGAGCATTCAAATCCAGTTTGGAAGAGGGGATTAATTACGTCAATGCGCAATTTTTAGCCAAAGAAAGAGGAGTTGATGTTCGTGTCCATACAAAAGAAGTTTCTAATTCTTATAAAAACCTTGTTACGATTACTCTCACAACTGCCCAAGAATCTTTAAGCGCAAGCGGGACTGTTTTTGATGAAAATATCATCAAACTAACCAATATCAATGGCTTTACTGTTGATATTGAGCCAAAAGGAAAAATGATACTGTTTAAAAATACTGATGTCCCTGGAGTTATAGGAAGTGTAGGCAATATATTGGCAAAACACGATATCAATATCGCTGATTTTAGACTTGGTAGAAATACAAACAAAGAAGCTTTGGCTATTATACTCATTGATAATCAAATTCCCCAACAAGTCATTGAAGAACTCAAAAATATCCCGGCTTGCTTAAGCATTAGAAGTGTTACAATTTAA